Proteins encoded in a region of the Thermodesulforhabdus norvegica genome:
- a CDS encoding shikimate kinase translates to MREVVRIALVGYRATGKTTLGALVARRINWSFVDMDEMLTGRFGMSISSWVSKHGWDSFRKQESALLQELSQKRNLVVATGGGIVEDPKNRTLLRNAFFVFWLRAQPREISRRLVNDSSSTNNRPSLTGMGITEEVETVLKRREPFYRSVAHAVIDTDDSDPTGLADRVIELINHFSTQFRR, encoded by the coding sequence GTGCGCGAAGTTGTGAGAATAGCTCTCGTCGGTTACAGGGCCACGGGAAAAACGACTCTGGGGGCTTTAGTCGCCCGGCGTATAAACTGGTCATTCGTGGACATGGATGAGATGCTTACCGGACGATTCGGTATGTCCATCTCATCCTGGGTTTCAAAACACGGCTGGGATTCCTTTAGAAAACAGGAATCGGCATTACTGCAGGAGCTTTCTCAAAAAAGAAACCTGGTTGTGGCCACCGGCGGGGGCATTGTTGAAGATCCGAAAAACAGAACACTCCTCCGCAACGCCTTTTTCGTTTTCTGGCTCAGGGCACAGCCCCGGGAGATCTCCCGCAGGCTTGTTAACGATTCTTCGTCCACAAACAATCGGCCGTCGCTCACCGGTATGGGCATCACCGAGGAGGTTGAAACGGTTTTAAAACGCCGGGAGCCCTTTTATCGCTCCGTTGCCCATGCAGTAATTGACACAGATGATAGTGATCCTACCGGGCTTGCAGATCGCGTTATTGAACTGATAAATCATTTTTCCACGCAGTTCAGGCGATAG
- a CDS encoding hydroxymethylglutaryl-CoA lyase: MILPERVVLEDQSLRDGLQREQRILSVEEKVEMVRRLLQAGIRRIQVTAFVNPAKVPQMADAEELCARLEPFSSCAEISALVLNKKGLERALRAGCRKVEISVSASETHSVRNTGMRLGEALKELEDMIREAKREGLAVRAGVQCAFGCRMEGMVPPSRVMEIVSRELDLGADEIALADTTGMADPLAIFEISRSVIELAGNSGSPPIFLHLHDTEGKGLANVLAALQAGVTGFDATVGGLGGCPFVPGAAGNIPMEELILMLNQMRIETGVDLGKVMDLGRYLSSLLGKELSSRLYRLNCVEK; the protein is encoded by the coding sequence ATGATTTTGCCAGAAAGGGTTGTCCTGGAGGACCAGTCTCTTAGAGACGGCTTGCAGCGGGAGCAACGCATTCTGTCTGTTGAGGAAAAGGTTGAAATGGTTCGCAGATTGCTCCAAGCAGGAATCAGGCGTATACAGGTTACCGCTTTTGTAAATCCCGCGAAAGTTCCTCAGATGGCCGACGCCGAAGAATTATGTGCCCGCCTTGAGCCTTTCAGCTCCTGTGCGGAGATTTCTGCGCTGGTCCTTAATAAAAAAGGCCTTGAACGGGCGCTCAGGGCGGGGTGTAGAAAAGTCGAGATATCTGTTTCCGCAAGCGAAACTCATAGCGTTAGAAACACGGGCATGAGGCTCGGGGAAGCCCTGAAAGAACTTGAAGATATGATCAGGGAGGCTAAAAGAGAAGGGCTTGCCGTAAGGGCCGGGGTTCAGTGTGCCTTCGGCTGCAGGATGGAAGGTATGGTGCCACCGTCACGGGTCATGGAAATAGTGTCCCGGGAACTGGACCTCGGAGCGGACGAGATTGCCCTTGCCGATACTACCGGGATGGCTGATCCCCTTGCGATCTTCGAAATAAGCCGCTCTGTTATCGAGCTTGCGGGAAACTCCGGGAGTCCTCCGATCTTTCTTCACCTCCACGATACGGAAGGCAAAGGGCTCGCCAATGTGCTGGCCGCCCTGCAGGCCGGAGTAACCGGATTCGATGCTACCGTTGGGGGGCTTGGAGGCTGCCCATTTGTTCCGGGTGCAGCGGGAAACATTCCCATGGAGGAACTCATCCTGATGCTCAATCAGATGAGGATCGAAACCGGAGTGGACCTTGGAAAAGTGATGGATCTCGGGCGTTACCTATCTTCACTTCTTGGCAAAGAACTGAGTTCAAGGCTCTATCGCCTGAACTGCGTGGAAAAATGA